A DNA window from Ornithinimicrobium humiphilum contains the following coding sequences:
- a CDS encoding glutamine synthetase family protein, with product MNRQQEYVLRTIEERDIRFVRLWFTDLLGTLKSVAVAPAELEQAFREGIGIDGSVIEGFTRVYEADMVIQPDADTFQVLPWRERTARMFCDIHMPDGSPAATDSRHILRKALDTASQQGFTFYTHPEIEFYLFKEPYDPKRGPVPVDQAGYFDHVARGDGHDFRRAAIEMLEQMGISVEFSHHEGGPGQQEIDLRYADALSMADNIMTFRTVVREVALQENAFATFMPKPLAAHPGSGMHTHMSLFEGDTNAFYEPGASYELSQTGRRFMAGVLMHSREICAVTNQWVNSYKRLWGGGEAPAYVCWGHNNRSALARVPMYSIGKGHSRRIEVRSIDSACNPYLTYAVILASGLRGIREGYDLPLEAEDDVWALTDAERRAMGIAPLPQSLGEAVAVMEDSDLVAEVLGEQVFDFYLRSKWQEWGDYRSQVTQFELDRYLLHL from the coding sequence ATGAACCGCCAGCAGGAGTACGTCCTCCGCACCATCGAGGAGAGGGACATCCGGTTCGTCCGGCTCTGGTTCACCGACCTCCTCGGCACCCTGAAGTCGGTCGCCGTCGCTCCCGCCGAGCTGGAGCAGGCCTTCCGGGAGGGCATCGGCATCGACGGCAGCGTCATCGAGGGCTTCACGCGCGTCTACGAGGCGGACATGGTGATCCAGCCCGACGCCGACACCTTCCAGGTGCTGCCCTGGCGCGAGCGCACGGCCCGCATGTTCTGCGACATCCACATGCCCGACGGCTCCCCGGCCGCGACCGACTCGCGCCACATCCTGCGCAAGGCGCTGGACACCGCCTCCCAGCAGGGGTTCACCTTCTACACCCACCCCGAGATCGAGTTCTACCTCTTCAAGGAGCCCTACGACCCCAAGCGGGGGCCGGTGCCGGTCGACCAGGCGGGCTACTTCGACCACGTCGCCCGCGGCGACGGCCACGACTTCCGCCGGGCGGCCATCGAGATGCTCGAGCAGATGGGGATCTCGGTCGAGTTCAGCCACCACGAGGGCGGCCCGGGCCAGCAGGAGATCGACCTCCGCTACGCCGACGCGCTGTCGATGGCCGACAACATCATGACCTTCCGCACGGTGGTCCGGGAGGTCGCGCTCCAGGAGAACGCCTTCGCGACCTTCATGCCCAAGCCGCTGGCCGCCCACCCCGGGTCCGGCATGCACACGCACATGTCGCTCTTCGAGGGCGACACCAACGCCTTCTACGAGCCGGGCGCGTCCTACGAGCTCTCCCAGACCGGCCGCCGCTTCATGGCGGGCGTGCTGATGCACAGCCGCGAGATCTGTGCGGTGACCAACCAGTGGGTCAACTCCTACAAGCGGCTCTGGGGCGGGGGCGAGGCGCCGGCCTACGTCTGCTGGGGCCACAACAACCGCTCCGCCCTGGCCCGCGTGCCGATGTACTCCATCGGCAAGGGCCACTCGCGCCGCATCGAGGTGCGCTCCATCGACTCCGCGTGCAACCCCTACCTCACGTATGCCGTGATCCTCGCCTCCGGCCTGCGCGGCATCCGCGAGGGCTACGACCTTCCGCTGGAGGCCGAGGACGACGTGTGGGCGCTCACCGACGCCGAGCGCCGGGCGATGGGCATCGCCCCGCTGCCGCAGAGCCTCGGCGAGGCCGTCGCGGTCATGGAGGACTCCGACCTCGTCGCCGAGGTGCTCGGGGAGCAGGTCTTCGACTTCTACCTGCGGAGCAAGTGGCAGGAGTGGGGCGACTACCGCTCCCAGGTCACCCAGTTCGAGCTCGACCGCTACCTGCTGCACCTCTGA
- a CDS encoding MGMT family protein — MDDVLVERVLRAVELVPPGRVVSYGDLAELVGTGPRQVGSVMRHWGGGVAWWRVTNASGELPAPLLARALPHWHEEGIRLRDTGRGCRIADHRADLAALAAAHAEAVADLADPGPPDAPPPAAHSAVPGATAYGRMGA, encoded by the coding sequence GTGGACGACGTCCTCGTCGAGCGGGTCCTGCGCGCGGTCGAGCTGGTGCCGCCCGGCCGGGTCGTCTCCTACGGCGACCTGGCCGAGCTGGTCGGCACCGGCCCCCGCCAGGTCGGCTCCGTGATGCGGCACTGGGGCGGCGGCGTCGCCTGGTGGCGGGTGACCAACGCCTCCGGCGAGCTGCCCGCACCGCTGCTGGCCCGGGCGCTCCCTCACTGGCACGAGGAGGGCATCCGGCTGCGCGACACGGGTCGCGGCTGCCGGATCGCCGACCACCGCGCGGACCTCGCGGCCCTCGCCGCCGCGCACGCCGAGGCGGTCGCCGACCTGGCCGACCCGGGCCCTCCGGACGCGCCGCCACCTGCGGCGCACTCGGCCGTCCCCGGCGCAACGGCATACGGCAGGATGGGCGCATGA
- a CDS encoding methionine aminopeptidase, with the protein MGKEYWFNTRTKQVEAHDDPERARSADLMGPYGSEDEASRALEIAASKTAAWDEEERKEREWATGDADAAAWDNNPLND; encoded by the coding sequence ATGGGCAAGGAGTACTGGTTCAACACCAGGACCAAGCAGGTCGAGGCGCACGACGACCCCGAGCGTGCGCGCAGCGCCGACCTCATGGGTCCCTACGGCAGCGAGGACGAGGCGTCCCGCGCGCTGGAGATCGCGGCGTCGAAGACGGCGGCCTGGGACGAGGAGGAGCGCAAGGAGCGCGAGTGGGCGACCGGCGACGCCGACGCGGCCGCCTGGGACAACAACCCGCTCAACGACTGA
- the map gene encoding type I methionyl aminopeptidase produces the protein MPTTAPLAPGTVSPRRPVPASIARPEYVDRPAPAPFTGSEIKDAETVERMRVAGRIAAQALQVCGELVRPGVTTDEIDRVGHEFLLDHGAYPSTLGYRGYPKSLCTSVNEVICHGIPDDRELQEGDICNIDITAYVGGVHGDNNATFLCGDVAEETRLLVERTQEALLRAIRAVRPGREINVIGRVIESYAKRFGYGVVRDYTGHGVGEAFHSGLVIPHYDAAPAYDTVIEPGMTFTIEPMLNLGTPDWVEWADGWTVLTADGRPSAQFEHTILVTDDGAEILTLP, from the coding sequence ATGCCGACCACCGCTCCCCTCGCCCCGGGAACCGTCAGCCCTCGCCGGCCGGTGCCCGCCTCCATCGCCCGCCCGGAGTACGTCGACCGTCCCGCCCCCGCGCCCTTCACGGGCAGCGAGATCAAGGACGCCGAGACGGTCGAGCGGATGCGGGTGGCGGGGCGCATCGCGGCCCAGGCGCTGCAGGTCTGCGGCGAGCTCGTCCGCCCCGGCGTGACGACCGACGAGATCGACCGCGTCGGCCACGAGTTCCTCCTCGACCACGGCGCCTACCCCTCCACGCTCGGCTACCGCGGCTACCCCAAGTCGCTGTGCACCTCGGTCAACGAGGTCATCTGCCACGGCATCCCCGACGACCGCGAGCTGCAGGAGGGCGACATCTGCAACATCGACATCACGGCATACGTCGGGGGCGTGCACGGCGACAACAACGCCACCTTCCTGTGCGGCGACGTCGCCGAGGAGACGCGGCTGCTCGTCGAGCGCACCCAGGAGGCGCTGCTGCGCGCGATCAGGGCGGTGCGTCCGGGCCGGGAGATCAACGTCATCGGGCGCGTGATCGAGAGCTATGCCAAGCGCTTCGGCTACGGCGTGGTGCGCGACTACACCGGCCACGGCGTCGGCGAGGCCTTCCACTCCGGGCTCGTCATCCCCCACTACGACGCGGCGCCCGCCTACGACACCGTCATCGAGCCCGGTATGACGTTCACGATCGAGCCGATGCTCAACCTCGGCACCCCCGACTGGGTCGAGTGGGCCGACGGCTGGACGGTGCTCACCGCCGACGGGCGACCCTCGGCGCAGTTCGAGCACACCATCCTCGTCACCGACGACGGCGCCGAGATCCTCACGCTGCCCTGA
- the ppgK gene encoding polyphosphate--glucose phosphotransferase, translated as MAPTILGIDIGGSGIKGAPVDLDAGRFTRERIKIATPEESTPEAVADVVADLVDQLADEVEDGTPVGITVPAVVDHGVVRTAANIDKDWIGTDAEKLFRERLGRPVHVLNDADAAGVAEMHFGAGKGNDGVVLLTTLGTGIGSALFVGGRLLPNTELGHLEIDGHDAETRAASSVKDEEGLSYKDWAKRLQRYYSHVEALLWPDLIIVGGGVSRKADKFLPRLELRTPIVPAELRNEAGIIGAAWQAAHES; from the coding sequence ATGGCCCCCACCATCCTCGGCATCGACATCGGCGGCAGCGGCATCAAGGGTGCCCCCGTCGACCTGGACGCCGGCCGCTTCACCCGCGAGCGGATCAAGATCGCCACGCCGGAGGAGTCGACCCCCGAGGCGGTCGCGGACGTCGTGGCCGACCTCGTCGACCAGCTGGCGGACGAGGTGGAGGACGGCACCCCCGTCGGGATCACGGTCCCGGCCGTGGTCGACCACGGCGTCGTGCGGACGGCCGCCAACATCGACAAGGACTGGATCGGCACCGACGCCGAGAAGCTCTTCCGCGAACGGCTCGGCCGTCCGGTGCACGTGCTCAACGACGCCGACGCCGCCGGGGTCGCCGAGATGCACTTCGGCGCGGGCAAGGGCAACGACGGCGTCGTGCTCCTGACCACCCTCGGCACCGGTATCGGCAGCGCGCTCTTCGTCGGCGGCCGGCTGCTGCCCAACACCGAGCTGGGGCACCTCGAGATCGACGGCCACGACGCCGAGACCCGGGCGGCGAGCAGCGTGAAGGACGAGGAGGGCCTGTCCTACAAGGACTGGGCCAAGCGCCTGCAGCGCTACTACTCCCACGTCGAGGCGCTGCTGTGGCCGGACCTGATCATCGTCGGCGGCGGCGTCTCGAGGAAGGCGGACAAGTTCCTCCCCCGCCTGGAGCTGCGCACCCCGATCGTCCCGGCCGAGCTGCGCAACGAGGCCGGCATCATCGGCGCCGCCTGGCAGGCGGCGCACGAGTCCTGA
- a CDS encoding type IV toxin-antitoxin system AbiEi family antitoxin domain-containing protein produces the protein MEPRLRDHLDRHQGVVSARAASALGLDGNALRALTRAGTLVRVTRGAYVDGGLLRSGSPEAQHAMRTRAVVLSRGGALAASHESAAVLHGLPVMRSELATVHVVHTTDRVNTRRHDAFTVHPCPGTDALTTRGGVRMVVPALAILGTAVSAGVRSGLMAADAALHGGLTSKDDLHDWLGRMRRHPGISRARHVVLAADASAESPGESLLREILLRLGYEVAPQSEIREGGVLVARVDFLLPRLGVVVEFDGMVKYEGSQGPEALAAEKARERRLRRLGYGVARIVWRDLFDEARIEAEIRDAARGR, from the coding sequence ATGGAGCCTCGCCTGCGCGACCACCTCGACCGGCACCAGGGAGTCGTCTCCGCCCGCGCGGCGTCGGCGCTCGGCCTGGACGGCAACGCCCTACGCGCCCTGACCCGAGCCGGGACGCTGGTGCGGGTGACGCGAGGGGCCTATGTCGACGGAGGCCTGCTGCGCTCCGGATCGCCGGAGGCCCAGCACGCGATGCGCACCCGGGCGGTCGTGCTCAGTCGTGGAGGCGCGCTCGCGGCGAGCCATGAGAGCGCCGCGGTGCTGCACGGCCTGCCCGTCATGCGCAGCGAGCTGGCGACGGTGCACGTCGTGCACACGACCGACCGGGTGAACACCCGCCGGCACGACGCCTTCACGGTGCATCCCTGCCCGGGGACCGACGCCCTGACGACACGGGGCGGGGTGAGGATGGTCGTCCCAGCGCTCGCGATCCTGGGCACCGCCGTCTCGGCCGGCGTGCGGTCCGGGCTCATGGCGGCTGATGCGGCCCTGCACGGCGGGCTCACCTCCAAGGACGACCTGCACGACTGGTTGGGCAGGATGCGCCGGCACCCTGGTATCTCGCGGGCCCGCCACGTGGTGCTGGCCGCCGACGCCAGCGCGGAGTCGCCGGGAGAGTCGTTGCTCCGGGAGATCCTGCTCCGCCTCGGCTACGAGGTCGCGCCGCAGTCGGAGATCCGCGAGGGCGGCGTGCTCGTGGCGCGCGTCGACTTCCTGCTCCCGCGGCTCGGCGTCGTCGTCGAGTTCGACGGGATGGTCAAGTACGAGGGCAGCCAGGGTCCCGAAGCGCTGGCGGCCGAGAAGGCCAGGGAGCGTCGGCTGCGCCGTCTCGGGTACGGCGTGGCCCGCATCGTGTGGCGCGACCTCTTCGACGAGGCGCGCATCGAGGCCGAGATCCGCGACGCGGCCCGTGGCCGCTGA
- a CDS encoding GuaB1 family IMP dehydrogenase-related protein: protein MEFLNGTQPAHDLTYNDVFMVPSRSGVTSRLDVDLSTPDGVGTTIPVVVANMTAVAGRRMAETVARRGGVAVLPQDIPLPEVRRTVERVKASHPVYETPIVVERSAPVAQVLSVMHKRAHRAAVVVEAGRPLGIVTEADTEDVDRFATVGAVMQQPRVVLEDGVDLRVAFDQLEDARADLAPVVAGGLLRGIVTRTGLLRSAIYRPALDDDGRLRIGAAVGINGDVPAKAAELLDSGADVLVVDTAHGHQEKMLDALPQVVAARDAHLAATGRRVPVVAGNVVSRAGVQDLVDAGADIVKVGVGPGAMCTTRMMTGVGRPQFSAVLECSEAARELGAHVWADGGVKYPRDVALALAAGAASVMVGSWFAGTLESPGDLMRDADGRYYKESFGMASARAVRNRTKDLSAFDRARSALFEEGISSGRMFLDPQRPGVEDVLDQIVSGVRSAFTYAGARTIGEFHTGAVVGVQGAAGYEEGRPRHTSW from the coding sequence GTGGAGTTCCTCAACGGCACGCAGCCCGCGCACGACCTGACCTACAACGACGTCTTCATGGTGCCCTCGAGGTCGGGGGTGACCTCGCGCCTCGACGTCGACCTGAGCACGCCGGACGGGGTCGGCACGACCATCCCCGTCGTCGTGGCCAACATGACGGCGGTCGCCGGGCGCCGGATGGCCGAGACGGTGGCGCGGCGCGGCGGCGTGGCGGTCCTGCCGCAGGACATCCCGCTGCCCGAGGTGCGGCGGACCGTCGAGCGGGTCAAGGCGAGCCACCCCGTCTACGAGACGCCGATCGTCGTCGAGCGCTCGGCACCGGTCGCGCAGGTGCTCTCCGTCATGCACAAGCGCGCCCACCGGGCCGCGGTCGTCGTCGAGGCGGGCCGGCCGCTGGGGATCGTCACCGAGGCCGACACCGAGGACGTCGACCGGTTCGCCACGGTCGGCGCCGTCATGCAGCAGCCCAGGGTCGTGCTCGAGGACGGGGTGGACCTGCGGGTCGCCTTCGACCAGCTCGAGGACGCGCGCGCCGACCTCGCGCCCGTCGTCGCCGGTGGCCTGCTGCGCGGCATCGTCACCCGGACCGGCCTGCTGCGCTCCGCGATCTACCGTCCCGCGCTCGACGACGACGGCCGGCTGCGCATCGGCGCGGCCGTGGGCATCAACGGCGACGTGCCGGCCAAGGCGGCCGAGCTGCTCGACTCCGGCGCGGACGTGCTCGTCGTCGACACCGCCCACGGCCACCAGGAGAAGATGCTCGACGCCCTGCCGCAGGTCGTCGCCGCGCGCGACGCCCACCTCGCCGCCACCGGCCGCCGCGTGCCGGTCGTGGCCGGCAACGTCGTCTCGCGCGCCGGCGTGCAGGACCTGGTCGACGCCGGCGCGGACATCGTCAAGGTCGGCGTCGGCCCGGGCGCGATGTGCACGACCCGCATGATGACCGGCGTGGGCCGGCCGCAGTTCTCGGCCGTGCTGGAGTGCTCGGAGGCGGCGCGCGAGCTCGGTGCGCACGTCTGGGCCGACGGCGGCGTGAAGTATCCCCGCGACGTCGCGCTGGCGCTCGCCGCCGGCGCCGCCTCGGTCATGGTCGGCTCGTGGTTCGCCGGGACGCTGGAGTCGCCCGGCGACCTCATGCGCGACGCCGACGGGCGCTACTACAAGGAGTCCTTCGGCATGGCGTCCGCCCGGGCCGTCCGCAACCGCACCAAGGACCTCTCGGCCTTCGACCGGGCCCGCTCGGCCCTCTTCGAGGAGGGCATCTCCTCGGGCCGCATGTTCCTGGACCCGCAGCGCCCGGGTGTCGAGGACGTCCTCGACCAGATCGTCTCGGGCGTGCGCAGCGCCTTCACCTACGCCGGCGCCCGCACGATCGGCGAGTTCCACACCGGCGCCGTCGTGGGCGTCCAGGGCGCCGCCGGCTACGAGGAGGGCCGCCCGCGCCACACCTCCTGGTGA
- a CDS encoding MBL fold metallo-hydrolase: MQITHLGHACLLVEVADQRVLVDPGSLSRLDDLSGVTAVVVTHQHADHLDQQRVPELLSANPDARLLVEPETADLLAKEGLGARTERLDTGSPIRLGDLTVTPVGDRHAVIHDYIERIGNRGVVLSAEGAPALFHPGDALDADPGEVDLLAVPVNAPWGKVSETIEFVRRVAPSRGVIPIHDGLLNDAGRGFYLTHIGGYGLDGGVEVLDLRGAGPTTL; the protein is encoded by the coding sequence ATGCAGATCACCCACCTCGGCCACGCCTGCCTGCTCGTCGAGGTCGCCGACCAGCGCGTCCTCGTCGATCCGGGCAGCCTCTCCCGGCTCGACGACCTGAGCGGGGTCACCGCCGTCGTCGTCACCCACCAGCACGCCGACCACCTCGACCAGCAGCGGGTGCCGGAGCTGCTCTCGGCCAACCCCGACGCCCGGCTCCTCGTCGAGCCCGAGACCGCCGACCTGCTGGCGAAGGAGGGGCTGGGCGCGCGCACGGAGCGGCTCGACACCGGCAGCCCGATCCGGCTGGGCGACCTCACGGTGACGCCGGTGGGCGACCGGCACGCGGTGATCCACGACTACATCGAGCGCATCGGCAACCGCGGCGTGGTCCTCTCGGCCGAGGGCGCTCCCGCCCTCTTCCACCCCGGTGACGCCCTCGACGCCGACCCGGGCGAGGTCGACCTGCTCGCCGTCCCCGTCAACGCCCCCTGGGGCAAGGTCTCGGAGACCATCGAGTTCGTCCGCCGGGTCGCTCCGAGCCGCGGCGTCATCCCGATCCACGACGGCCTGCTCAACGACGCCGGCCGCGGTTTCTACCTCACGCACATCGGGGGCTACGGCCTCGACGGCGGCGTCGAGGTCCTCGACCTGCGGGGCGCCGGCCCCACCACCCTGTGA
- a CDS encoding nitroreductase family deazaflavin-dependent oxidoreductase, with translation MTRTSGAAAAARGLLAEVGGRATAFFLRTPWLARSPLGMYRRGLGRHLGPRMLMLEHVGRSSGLPRQVVLEVVEEPRPGTYRVVSALGPRSQWYQNLLAHPGCRVSTGELADVPATAYPVPQHEVRRVLERYAEAHPTAWAVLERATREHVPPGVSPTDHLPAVELVLDDAGDPATTDADGTTPADR, from the coding sequence GTGACCCGCACCTCCGGTGCCGCCGCGGCGGCCCGGGGGCTGCTCGCCGAGGTCGGCGGGCGCGCGACCGCGTTCTTCCTCCGCACGCCGTGGCTGGCGCGCTCCCCGCTGGGGATGTACCGCCGCGGCCTCGGGCGGCACCTGGGACCCCGCATGCTCATGCTCGAGCACGTCGGCCGCTCCTCCGGGCTCCCCCGCCAGGTCGTCCTGGAGGTCGTCGAGGAGCCGCGCCCCGGCACCTACCGGGTCGTCTCCGCGCTCGGGCCCCGGTCGCAGTGGTACCAGAACCTCCTCGCCCACCCCGGCTGCCGCGTCAGCACCGGCGAGCTCGCGGACGTGCCGGCCACGGCATACCCGGTCCCCCAGCACGAGGTGCGCAGGGTGCTCGAGAGGTATGCCGAGGCGCACCCCACCGCGTGGGCCGTCCTCGAGCGCGCCACCCGGGAGCACGTCCCGCCGGGCGTCTCCCCCACCGACCACCTGCCGGCCGTCGAGCTCGTGCTCGACGACGCGGGGGACCCGGCGACGACCGACGCGGACGGCACGACCCCGGCGGACAGGTAG
- a CDS encoding RNA polymerase sigma factor codes for MTTDQDAPTDRELLAQVAEGDRGALHSLFTRHQPWLAARVRQRCSDPAIVAEVVNDTFLKVWQQPTRYSGDGEVAAWLWGIAIRTLLHQLRPRKPLLDRLRQLRHDHVPSAEEAVLLRVEHSDVGQALQKLSPELLAVVQATVIDGLSTREAGELLVIPSGTVKSRMSRARLELREALL; via the coding sequence GTGACCACCGACCAGGACGCTCCCACCGACCGGGAGCTGCTCGCGCAGGTCGCCGAGGGAGACCGCGGCGCGCTGCACAGCCTGTTCACCAGGCACCAGCCGTGGCTGGCCGCCCGCGTGCGCCAGCGCTGCTCCGACCCGGCGATCGTCGCCGAGGTCGTCAACGACACCTTCCTCAAGGTCTGGCAGCAGCCGACCCGCTACTCGGGGGACGGCGAGGTCGCGGCCTGGCTCTGGGGCATCGCGATCCGCACGCTGCTGCACCAGCTGCGCCCGCGCAAGCCGCTGCTGGACCGCCTGCGCCAGCTCCGCCACGACCACGTGCCCTCCGCCGAGGAGGCCGTGCTGCTGCGCGTCGAGCACAGCGACGTCGGCCAGGCGCTGCAGAAGCTGTCACCGGAGCTCCTCGCCGTCGTCCAGGCGACCGTCATCGACGGGCTGTCGACGCGAGAGGCCGGTGAGCTGCTCGTGATCCCGAGCGGGACCGTCAAGAGCCGCATGAGCCGGGCCCGGCTCGAGCTGAGGGAGGCGCTGCTGTGA
- a CDS encoding zf-HC2 domain-containing protein — MSTHAWHVDDASLTAYSGGTAAPVLAASVEAHLLGCAGCRDRLAAQVDPGAVEAAWARLADHVDRPTPGPLERLGLPPRLARSAVATPVMVLSALAAVALLLMVPVLATVAGDEAALLTLLVVAPLAPVAAAGLAYRDLADPAGEISLATPSSGLRLVAARAVVVSGGALALAVAGLLLAGPWVELSPRAVLSWCLPGVALSTLVLLAGTTRLDPLRVATTLAAAWAALVITGSTVRRALRPDLVLDVLASPATQYLALAVALVAAVLTVARRDTVSYRRTA; from the coding sequence GTGAGCACGCACGCATGGCACGTGGACGACGCGAGCCTGACCGCATACTCGGGCGGGACCGCGGCGCCGGTCCTCGCCGCCTCGGTCGAGGCGCACCTGCTCGGCTGCGCCGGCTGCCGCGACCGCCTCGCGGCGCAGGTCGACCCCGGTGCCGTCGAGGCCGCCTGGGCACGCCTGGCGGACCACGTCGACCGGCCCACCCCGGGGCCGCTCGAGCGCCTCGGCCTGCCCCCGCGCCTGGCGCGCTCCGCCGTCGCCACGCCGGTGATGGTCCTGAGCGCCCTGGCCGCGGTGGCGCTCCTGCTGATGGTGCCCGTGCTGGCGACCGTCGCCGGCGACGAGGCGGCCCTCCTCACGCTCCTCGTGGTTGCGCCGCTGGCCCCCGTGGCCGCGGCCGGTCTGGCCTACCGCGACCTCGCCGACCCCGCGGGCGAGATCAGCCTCGCCACCCCGTCGTCCGGCCTGCGCCTCGTCGCCGCCCGGGCCGTCGTGGTCTCCGGCGGGGCCCTCGCGCTGGCCGTCGCAGGCCTGCTGCTCGCCGGTCCCTGGGTCGAGCTGTCGCCCAGGGCGGTCCTGTCGTGGTGCCTGCCCGGCGTGGCGCTCTCCACCCTGGTCCTGCTCGCCGGCACCACCCGGCTGGACCCGCTGCGGGTGGCCACCACGCTCGCCGCCGCCTGGGCGGCCCTCGTGATCACCGGGTCCACGGTCCGCCGCGCCCTGCGGCCCGACCTCGTGCTCGACGTCCTGGCCAGCCCGGCCACCCAGTACCTCGCCCTCGCCGTCGCCCTCGTCGCCGCGGTCCTCACCGTGGCGCGCCGTGACACCGTCTCCTACCGGAGGACCGCATGA
- a CDS encoding ABC transporter ATP-binding protein, giving the protein MTTALSTAPVHLEAVTKSFGRARVVDEVSLSTGRGVIGLLGPNGAGKTTLLRMLATVLAPDAGSVRLLGLDPSDPAQRTEARRRLGYLPQAPALYPGFTPFDLVDYVAVLKEHTDRDWRRQETRRVLEAVGLTDVMHRRIRRLSGGMRQRVGLAAALVGDPDLLVLDEPATGLDPDQRLRLRSLLTAAPTVVMSTHDVSEVAALCQSVYVMFAGRIRFAGTPAELAALASGRVWEDDAQDPRAVRSWATPTGTYRHLGDPPAGAQVVAPTLDDGYLLLAREAHA; this is encoded by the coding sequence ATGACGACCGCCCTCTCGACCGCCCCCGTCCACCTGGAGGCCGTGACCAAGAGCTTCGGCCGCGCCCGCGTGGTGGACGAGGTCAGCCTCTCCACCGGCCGCGGCGTGATCGGTCTGCTCGGGCCGAACGGCGCCGGCAAGACGACGCTGCTGCGGATGCTCGCCACCGTGCTCGCCCCCGACGCCGGGTCGGTGCGGCTGCTCGGTCTCGACCCGTCCGACCCCGCGCAGCGGACCGAGGCGCGTCGCCGGCTGGGCTACCTGCCCCAGGCCCCGGCCCTCTACCCCGGCTTCACGCCCTTCGACCTCGTGGACTACGTCGCGGTGCTCAAGGAGCACACCGACCGCGATTGGCGCCGGCAGGAGACCCGCCGCGTGCTCGAGGCGGTCGGCCTCACCGACGTCATGCACCGACGCATCCGACGCCTCTCGGGGGGTATGCGGCAGCGTGTCGGCCTGGCCGCGGCCCTCGTGGGCGACCCCGACCTGCTCGTGCTCGACGAGCCGGCGACCGGCCTCGACCCCGACCAGCGGCTGCGACTGCGGTCGCTGCTCACCGCGGCCCCGACCGTCGTCATGTCGACCCACGACGTGTCCGAGGTGGCCGCGCTCTGCCAGAGCGTCTACGTGATGTTCGCCGGCCGGATCCGGTTCGCCGGCACCCCGGCCGAGCTGGCCGCGCTCGCCTCCGGACGAGTCTGGGAGGACGACGCGCAGGACCCGCGCGCGGTGCGCAGCTGGGCCACCCCGACCGGCACCTACCGCCACCTCGGGGACCCGCCCGCCGGGGCCCAGGTGGTGGCGCCCACGCTCGACGACGGCTACCTCCTGCTGGCCCGGGAGGCCCACGCGTGA
- a CDS encoding nucleoside hydrolase, which produces MRARSGLAALLATALATTALAGCTTGAAGSGTLPPAPPKATDGTTIPVVVDTDLGADDLLALAYLLRHPQVEVRALTVRTTGLVGCEAGLAVLGGLLEALDADPVPVACGEGTAGPSGRPFPAAWRASGEAGWGLEPRPGVLQPDEADATELLAEQARIHEDLVLVALGPLTDVAALAQDDPEAYARLAGVHAMAGSLAGPAVDGVAEWNAAADPDALAAVLSGPVPVTVVPEDAVPPGTPTSLTGAVVGRVSHAAELPAWWDLAAVVALVAPEAGEATTGSWTVDEPPGRLVRAGRGDVSVYRSLDASRLEEEYARAFPG; this is translated from the coding sequence GTGAGGGCCCGGTCGGGCCTCGCGGCCCTCCTCGCCACGGCCCTCGCCACCACCGCCCTCGCCGGGTGCACGACCGGAGCCGCGGGCAGCGGCACCCTGCCGCCGGCGCCGCCGAAGGCGACCGACGGCACGACGATCCCCGTGGTGGTCGACACCGACCTCGGGGCCGACGACCTCCTGGCCCTCGCCTACCTGCTGCGCCACCCGCAGGTCGAGGTCCGGGCGCTGACCGTGCGCACGACCGGCCTCGTGGGCTGCGAGGCGGGCCTCGCGGTGCTCGGCGGCCTGCTGGAGGCCCTCGACGCCGATCCCGTGCCGGTGGCCTGCGGGGAAGGGACGGCCGGGCCCTCCGGCCGTCCCTTCCCCGCGGCCTGGCGCGCCAGCGGCGAGGCCGGCTGGGGCCTGGAACCGCGCCCGGGAGTCCTCCAGCCGGACGAGGCCGACGCGACCGAGCTGCTGGCGGAGCAGGCTCGCATCCACGAGGACCTGGTGCTCGTCGCCCTCGGGCCGCTCACCGACGTGGCCGCCCTGGCCCAGGACGACCCGGAGGCCTACGCCCGGCTCGCCGGGGTGCACGCCATGGCGGGCTCGCTGGCCGGACCTGCCGTCGACGGCGTGGCGGAGTGGAACGCCGCGGCCGACCCCGACGCCCTCGCCGCGGTGCTGTCGGGGCCCGTGCCCGTGACGGTCGTGCCCGAGGACGCCGTGCCCCCGGGCACCCCGACGTCGCTGACCGGCGCCGTGGTCGGGCGGGTCTCGCACGCGGCCGAGCTGCCCGCCTGGTGGGACCTGGCCGCCGTGGTCGCGCTCGTCGCGCCCGAGGCGGGCGAGGCGACCACCGGCAGCTGGACCGTCGACGAGCCTCCCGGGCGCCTGGTGCGCGCGGGCCGGGGCGACGTCAGCGTCTACCGGTCGCTGGACGCGTCCCGGCTGGAGGAGGAGTACGCCCGGGCGTTCCCGGGCTGA